The Chitinophagales bacterium genome has a segment encoding these proteins:
- the cdd gene encoding cytidine deaminase, whose protein sequence is MKQQEWKSIYTMYETLEELPVHLQALILAAQKAQLASYAPYSNFYVGAAILLDNGQIIEGSNQENASYPIGLCAERTVLSAKVAVAPNQKIQTIAIVAKSDFIQVEKPVAPCGICRQTLLETELQQEQAIQIVLYGNNGTSFVFNSVKEILPLHFDASETFKL, encoded by the coding sequence ATGAAACAACAAGAATGGAAAAGTATTTATACCATGTATGAAACTTTAGAGGAATTGCCAGTGCATTTGCAAGCATTAATTTTAGCAGCACAAAAAGCACAGTTGGCAAGCTATGCACCTTATTCTAATTTTTATGTAGGTGCGGCAATTTTGTTAGACAACGGACAAATAATAGAAGGTAGCAATCAAGAAAATGCATCTTATCCAATTGGTTTGTGTGCAGAAAGAACAGTTTTAAGTGCAAAGGTTGCTGTAGCACCAAATCAAAAAATACAAACAATAGCTATTGTTGCTAAGTCAGATTTTATACAAGTAGAAAAGCCAGTTGCACCTTGTGGTATTTGCAGACAAACGCTTTTAGAAACAGAATTACAACAAGAACAAGCTATTCAAATAGTATTGTACGGAAATAATGGAACTTCTTTTGTATTTAATAGCGTAAAAGAAATTTTGCCATTACATTTCGACGCATCAGAAACATTTAAACTATAA
- a CDS encoding VOC family protein codes for MKKVTGIGGIFFKCNDSKAVKDWYKEHLGFNTDDYGASFQFIDADKKTKAILQWSPFAKDTKYFQPSEKEFMINYRVENIEALVEELKANGVTVLDEIASYDYGKFVHILDLENNKIELWEPIDEVL; via the coding sequence ATGAAAAAAGTTACAGGAATTGGTGGCATTTTTTTTAAATGTAACGACTCAAAAGCAGTAAAAGATTGGTACAAAGAGCATTTAGGTTTTAATACAGACGACTATGGTGCTTCTTTTCAATTTATAGATGCAGATAAAAAGACCAAAGCAATTTTACAATGGAGCCCGTTTGCAAAAGATACTAAGTATTTCCAACCATCAGAAAAAGAATTTATGATTAACTACAGAGTAGAAAACATAGAAGCTTTAGTAGAAGAATTAAAAGCCAATGGCGTTACTGTTTTAGATGAAATTGCAAGCTATGACTATGGTAAATTTGTACATATCTTAGACTTAGAAAATAACAAAATAGAACTTTGGGAACCAATAGATGAAGTCTTATAA
- a CDS encoding TonB-dependent receptor — MKQLFFLISQFTLISLFAQTGVITGTIYDEINNEPLIGANILIQNTNYGAITDVDGNYTIENLPTGLYNVQVTYIGYQTQTRFEVEVTNAKPVIINFAMAEETMFLDSIVIKANPFEKKSESPLSFVEIGIDEIQRNPGGNRDISRAIQNLPGVATGVGYRNDLLVRGGAPSENKFLLDDIEIPTINHFATQGASGGSNGILNVDFINNASFYTGAFPANYSNAMSSVLKLTQKEGRKDKLGMNFTLGASEAGITLEGPLTKKKKTTFLLNGRYSYLQGLFKLIGLPFLPSYTDVQTKVMHKFNNKHDITFIGVGAFDKLRLNKNLTETADQRYLLRTLPQQEQWNYTIGARYRYYKDNSNMLFVLSRSSFGNHIYKYNNNIETNNELYDLNAKESENKFRFEHTYRVNSYKIAYGLNAEYNYYNTTTSNFVLIDSNLVDINYKSNLNLAKYGLFAQVSRSFIDDKLSLSFGVRLDGLSYNKKMANLLNQISPRFSLSYAILPQLSFNFNTGIYYQTPQYTTLGYRDNNNNLVNKNQLEYIRNYQVVAGFSSSFTSNTKVSVEAFYKYYNQYPYLIEKGIALANLGGNYGWVGDEPTTSTAKGKTYGIEVAVQQKLWKGIYGIASYTWFRSLFTDKTQSYQPSSWDARHVLNITTGYKFKRNWEIGIRFNVQGALPYTPYDTTNLALIDVWNASNGLPFYNYDEINAMRLKVQHSLNLRVDKKWFFQKWNFNIYLDIQNLYASKFPNQPNIDVVRDANDTPIANPSNPNSYQLIYLENNSGSTIPSIGLVIGF, encoded by the coding sequence ATGAAGCAATTATTTTTTCTAATAAGTCAATTTACTTTAATTAGTTTATTTGCACAAACAGGTGTTATTACTGGTACTATATACGATGAAATTAATAATGAACCATTAATTGGAGCTAATATTTTAATTCAAAATACCAATTATGGAGCCATTACAGATGTAGATGGAAACTATACCATCGAAAATTTACCTACTGGTTTGTATAATGTACAAGTAACTTATATAGGATATCAAACACAAACTCGTTTTGAAGTAGAAGTAACCAATGCAAAGCCAGTCATCATCAACTTTGCAATGGCAGAAGAAACTATGTTTTTAGATTCTATCGTAATTAAAGCTAATCCATTTGAAAAAAAATCAGAATCACCTTTGTCATTTGTAGAAATTGGTATTGATGAAATTCAAAGAAATCCAGGTGGAAATAGAGATATTTCTAGAGCCATACAAAACTTACCAGGCGTAGCAACTGGCGTAGGTTATAGAAACGATTTATTAGTAAGAGGTGGTGCTCCAAGCGAAAATAAATTTTTGTTAGATGATATAGAAATTCCTACAATAAATCACTTTGCAACTCAAGGAGCTTCTGGTGGCTCTAACGGAATTTTAAATGTAGATTTTATTAATAATGCAAGTTTTTATACTGGAGCATTTCCTGCCAATTATAGCAATGCCATGAGTTCTGTGCTTAAATTAACTCAAAAAGAAGGTAGAAAAGACAAGCTAGGCATGAACTTTACTTTAGGTGCTAGCGAAGCTGGAATTACACTAGAAGGTCCTTTAACCAAGAAAAAGAAAACTACTTTCTTACTAAATGGTCGCTATTCTTATTTACAAGGATTATTTAAGTTGATTGGTTTGCCATTTCTTCCATCTTATACTGATGTGCAAACTAAAGTAATGCATAAGTTCAACAATAAACACGACATTACATTTATAGGTGTTGGTGCTTTTGATAAATTGAGATTAAATAAAAACCTTACAGAAACAGCAGACCAACGATATTTACTTAGAACTTTACCACAACAAGAACAGTGGAATTATACTATTGGTGCTAGATATAGATACTATAAAGACAATAGCAATATGTTATTTGTTTTGAGCAGAAGTAGTTTTGGAAATCATATTTATAAATATAACAATAATATTGAAACTAATAATGAATTATATGATTTGAATGCTAAAGAAAGCGAAAATAAATTTAGATTTGAACATACTTATAGAGTCAATAGCTATAAAATTGCGTATGGATTAAATGCAGAATATAATTATTATAACACTACTACCAGTAATTTTGTATTAATAGATTCCAATTTAGTCGATATTAACTACAAGTCTAATTTAAACTTAGCAAAGTATGGTTTATTTGCTCAAGTAAGTAGAAGTTTTATAGATGATAAGTTGAGTTTATCTTTTGGCGTTCGTCTCGATGGATTATCGTACAATAAAAAAATGGCAAATCTGTTGAATCAAATTTCACCAAGATTTTCTTTAAGCTATGCTATATTACCACAACTCAGTTTTAATTTTAATACAGGAATTTATTATCAAACACCACAATACACAACACTTGGCTATAGAGATAACAACAATAATTTAGTCAATAAAAATCAATTAGAATATATTAGAAACTACCAAGTAGTAGCAGGTTTCTCTTCTTCCTTCACAAGTAATACCAAAGTATCTGTAGAAGCATTTTATAAGTATTATAATCAATATCCATACTTAATTGAAAAAGGCATTGCATTAGCTAATTTAGGTGGCAATTATGGTTGGGTAGGCGATGAGCCAACTACATCTACAGCAAAAGGAAAAACTTATGGTATAGAAGTTGCTGTTCAACAAAAACTGTGGAAAGGAATTTATGGTATTGCTTCTTACACTTGGTTTAGAAGTTTATTTACCGATAAAACACAAAGCTATCAGCCAAGTAGTTGGGACGCAAGACATGTTTTAAACATTACAACAGGTTATAAATTTAAACGCAATTGGGAAATTGGCATTAGATTTAATGTACAAGGTGCTTTGCCATACACACCATACGATACTACTAATTTGGCTTTAATAGATGTTTGGAATGCAAGTAATGGTTTGCCTTTTTATAATTATGATGAAATTAATGCTATGCGACTTAAAGTACAGCATTCATTAAATTTAAGAGTAGATAAAAAATGGTTCTTTCAAAAATGGAATTTTAATATATACTTAGATATACAAAATTTGTACGCTAGTAAATTTCCAAATCAACCAAATATAGATGTAGTACGAGATGCTAATGATACACCAATAGCCAATCCTAGCAATCCAAATAGTTATCAGTTGATATATTTAGAAAATAATAGTGGTAGTACTATTCCATCAATAGGATTAGTCATTGGATTTTAG
- the tnpA gene encoding IS200/IS605 family transposase, with the protein MEYQRVNGHSISRLTVHIVWATKYRYAVLEGDIKVRCRSLLMQICEAEDIVILKGVVSKDHIHMHIEYRPSQSISSMVKLLKGRSSRKIQIEFPELKKRYWGRHFWAIGYGCWSTGNITDEMVNEYLEHHRNPNTNSNDNFIIE; encoded by the coding sequence ATGGAATACCAAAGGGTCAATGGTCATAGCATATCACGGCTTACAGTACATATTGTTTGGGCTACAAAATATAGATATGCAGTATTGGAAGGAGATATAAAAGTAAGGTGTAGAAGTCTTTTGATGCAAATATGTGAAGCAGAAGATATTGTAATATTGAAAGGAGTAGTATCCAAAGATCATATTCATATGCATATAGAATATCGTCCATCACAATCAATAAGTAGCATGGTAAAATTATTGAAAGGACGCAGTTCACGAAAAATACAGATAGAGTTTCCAGAGTTAAAGAAGAGATATTGGGGTCGTCATTTTTGGGCAATAGGTTATGGTTGCTGGAGTACAGGTAATATAACAGATGAAATGGTAAATGAATATTTAGAACATCATAGGAATCCAAATACGAACTCAAATGATAATTTTATAATTGAATAG
- the argB gene encoding acetylglutamate kinase, producing the protein MQKLTVVKIGGNVIDDETQLQQFLQVFSTIPNPKILIHGGGKLATAMAKQLNIASQLVDGRRITDAATLKVVTMVYAGLINKNIVATLQAQQNNAIGLTGADANLIQAHKRENASIDYGYVGDIDIVNSNFLNDLLTQNIVPVIAPITHNKQGQLLNTNADTIASSIAIALSNQYQVSLFYCFEKKGLLYDVANDESIISNITLSEIEELIDKQIITDGMIPKVKNIEKAINNGVQKIILCNAHDLFLVNEDNAIFGTTFSKA; encoded by the coding sequence ATGCAAAAACTGACTGTAGTAAAAATTGGTGGTAATGTAATAGATGACGAAACTCAATTACAACAGTTTTTACAAGTGTTTAGCACTATTCCAAATCCAAAAATACTAATTCATGGTGGAGGAAAGCTAGCTACTGCTATGGCAAAGCAACTCAATATTGCAAGTCAATTAGTAGATGGCAGAAGAATTACCGATGCAGCAACACTAAAAGTAGTAACTATGGTATATGCTGGATTAATCAATAAAAATATAGTAGCAACACTACAAGCACAACAAAATAATGCAATTGGATTAACTGGTGCTGATGCTAATCTAATACAAGCTCACAAAAGAGAAAATGCAAGTATTGATTATGGTTATGTTGGAGATATAGATATTGTTAATAGTAATTTTTTGAATGATTTATTGACTCAAAATATAGTTCCAGTAATTGCTCCAATTACGCATAATAAACAAGGACAGCTACTCAATACCAATGCAGATACCATTGCTTCTTCTATTGCAATTGCATTATCCAATCAATATCAAGTGAGTTTGTTTTATTGTTTTGAAAAAAAAGGATTGCTTTACGATGTAGCTAATGATGAAAGCATCATCTCAAATATTACTTTAAGTGAAATAGAGGAATTGATTGACAAACAGATTATTACAGATGGCATGATTCCCAAAGTAAAAAACATAGAAAAAGCTATCAACAATGGTGTGCAAAAAATTATTCTGTGTAATGCACACGATTTATTTTTAGTTAACGAGGATAATGCTATTTTTGGCACAACATTTTCAAAGGCATGA
- a CDS encoding M20 family metallo-hydrolase: protein MNVNEEHIINLLKSLIETPSYSKEEKVAAKIVRDFLKQNKIAFETSENNTWSKNKHFDVSKPTILLNSHIDTVKPVSTWKKNPHKATSTKEKLYGLGSNDAGAALVCLLGTFLHFYDKEDLKYNLIFAATAEEEISGANGVALLEEVIKSCSFAIVGEPTEMKMAVAEKGLMVIDAVVKGKSGHAARNEGINAIYKTMTDLDWIQNYQFKKINSVLGPIKMTVTQINAGTQHNVIPDTCNYVIDIRSIPEYTHEQILEILTGNLKAEIKPRSTRLNPSAIAEDHPIAVAADKLAIEKFGSSTLSDQALLSIPSVKIGPGKSERSHTADEYIEFAEIKQGLKIYTKLLEQLL, encoded by the coding sequence ATGAATGTAAACGAAGAACATATTATCAACCTACTCAAATCACTTATAGAAACACCTTCTTATAGTAAAGAAGAAAAAGTGGCTGCTAAAATCGTTAGAGACTTTCTAAAACAAAATAAAATTGCTTTTGAAACTTCTGAAAATAATACTTGGAGCAAAAACAAACACTTTGATGTATCTAAACCTACAATTCTACTAAACTCTCATATTGATACAGTAAAACCAGTAAGTACTTGGAAAAAAAATCCACATAAAGCGACTAGTACTAAAGAAAAATTGTATGGCTTAGGTAGTAATGATGCTGGTGCTGCTTTAGTTTGTTTGCTAGGTACATTTTTACATTTTTACGACAAAGAAGATTTAAAATACAATTTAATATTTGCAGCTACTGCCGAAGAAGAAATTTCTGGTGCTAATGGTGTTGCATTATTAGAAGAAGTAATAAAGTCGTGTAGCTTTGCCATAGTAGGTGAGCCAACAGAAATGAAAATGGCTGTAGCAGAAAAAGGTTTAATGGTAATTGATGCAGTAGTAAAAGGAAAATCTGGTCACGCTGCAAGAAATGAAGGCATTAATGCAATTTATAAAACAATGACTGATTTAGATTGGATTCAGAATTATCAATTTAAAAAGATAAATTCAGTATTAGGACCTATAAAAATGACGGTTACACAAATTAATGCAGGCACACAACACAATGTTATTCCAGATACTTGTAACTATGTAATTGATATTCGTTCAATTCCTGAGTATACACATGAGCAAATTTTAGAAATTTTAACTGGAAATTTAAAAGCAGAAATAAAACCTCGTTCTACTAGATTAAATCCATCAGCAATAGCAGAAGATCATCCAATTGCAGTTGCAGCAGATAAATTAGCCATAGAAAAATTTGGCTCTTCTACTTTGTCAGATCAAGCACTATTAAGTATTCCAAGTGTAAAAATTGGTCCAGGAAAATCAGAAAGATCACATACCGCTGATGAATATATTGAGTTTGCAGAAATCAAACAAGGATTAAAAATATACACTAAACTCTTAGAGCAATTACTTTAA
- a CDS encoding MBL fold metallo-hydrolase, with translation MQIQFCGAAKTVTGSCHLLTLDNGKKILLDCGLYQGSSIEMRDFNSIWYFNPAEIDTIILSHAHIDHSGRIPKLVKDGFRGKIYCTSATRDLCAIMLLDSAFIQESEARQQSKREHKEIKPLYTEDDVKLTLKLFRTVEYDKHFYIENNVKVCFRDAGHILGSATVTLDIETENKNIRIGFTGDVGRYDRPILKDPTPMPICDYLISESTYGGVTHEESPVENDKLVKIIYETCIDNKGKLIIPAFSVGRTQEILHRLDQLEHDGILPNIPVYVDSPLAINATEIFRIHPECMDDDMHKYMLHDDNPFGWNNMKYVKNSERSKAINQSDEACIIIAASGMAEAGRVKHHIFHQIENANNTILIVGYCAENTLGAKLVKKPDEVKIFGILKKVNARIEVLGSMSAHADTPELLRFFESQNKSSMKQFFLVHGEEKRQVRLKNILEEQGYHDIVIPELGESFVIE, from the coding sequence ATGCAGATACAATTTTGTGGAGCAGCTAAAACAGTAACAGGTAGTTGTCATTTATTAACGCTAGATAATGGTAAAAAAATATTATTAGATTGTGGTTTATATCAAGGAAGTTCAATTGAAATGAGAGATTTTAATAGTATATGGTATTTTAATCCTGCGGAAATTGATACCATTATATTGTCTCATGCACACATCGATCATTCTGGCAGAATTCCAAAATTGGTAAAAGATGGTTTTAGAGGAAAAATTTACTGTACTTCTGCTACACGAGATTTATGTGCTATTATGTTGTTAGATAGTGCTTTTATTCAAGAAAGTGAAGCTAGACAGCAATCGAAAAGAGAACACAAAGAAATAAAACCATTGTATACAGAAGATGATGTGAAGCTAACCTTAAAACTATTTAGAACTGTAGAATATGATAAACATTTTTATATAGAAAATAATGTAAAAGTTTGTTTTAGAGATGCAGGTCATATTTTAGGAAGTGCTACAGTTACACTAGATATTGAAACTGAAAATAAAAATATAAGAATTGGTTTTACTGGAGATGTTGGACGATACGACAGACCTATTTTAAAAGATCCAACACCAATGCCAATTTGCGATTATCTTATTTCTGAGTCGACTTATGGTGGTGTAACACATGAAGAAAGTCCGGTAGAAAATGATAAGCTAGTAAAAATTATATATGAAACATGTATAGATAATAAAGGGAAATTAATTATTCCAGCTTTTAGTGTAGGAAGAACACAAGAAATTTTACATCGATTAGATCAATTAGAACACGATGGTATTTTGCCTAATATTCCAGTGTATGTAGATAGTCCGTTGGCAATAAATGCTACAGAAATTTTTAGAATACATCCAGAATGTATGGACGATGATATGCACAAATATATGTTGCACGATGATAATCCATTTGGTTGGAACAATATGAAATATGTAAAAAATAGCGAACGATCTAAAGCAATTAATCAGTCAGATGAAGCTTGTATTATCATAGCAGCATCAGGAATGGCAGAAGCTGGTAGAGTGAAGCATCATATATTTCATCAAATAGAGAATGCAAACAATACTATTTTAATAGTGGGTTATTGTGCCGAAAATACACTAGGAGCTAAGTTGGTGAAAAAGCCAGATGAAGTTAAAATTTTTGGTATATTAAAAAAGGTAAATGCTAGAATTGAAGTTTTAGGTAGTATGAGTGCACATGCAGATACACCAGAACTACTACGATTTTTTGAAAGTCAAAATAAAAGTAGCATGAAGCAATTTTTCTTAGTGCATGGCGAAGAAAAACGACAAGTACGATTGAAAAACATTTTAGAAGAACAAGGATATCACGATATTGTTATTCCAGAGCTAGGAGAGAGTTTTGTTATTGAGTAA
- a CDS encoding response regulator transcription factor gives MYSVIIVEDHKIVAQGIKALLLGSQYKVIAMVSDLMALEDALNNNEIHIILLDIRLGGDSGIYIAKQIKKDNLSIKIIGLSSSTDDHTLAQCTKIGFDGFVSKSSSNDELLIAIATVLNHQSYFSSDIVAQIQNIKAEQDINPNLYKDKILTDRELEIVRLFAEGMSYKEIANTLNLSTSTVDTHKYKIFDKLGVSTTLDIVKYAIKNNLIDF, from the coding sequence ATGTATAGTGTAATTATTGTTGAAGACCATAAAATTGTAGCACAAGGAATTAAAGCATTGCTTTTAGGTAGCCAATACAAAGTTATAGCAATGGTTAGTGATTTGATGGCTTTAGAAGATGCATTAAACAATAATGAAATACATATTATATTATTAGATATTCGTTTAGGTGGTGATTCTGGTATTTATATTGCTAAACAAATTAAAAAAGACAATCTAAGTATAAAAATTATAGGACTCTCCTCTTCTACTGATGATCATACGCTTGCACAATGTACTAAAATTGGTTTCGATGGTTTTGTAAGCAAATCTTCTTCTAACGATGAATTACTGATTGCTATAGCAACTGTATTAAATCATCAATCTTATTTTTCTAGTGATATTGTAGCACAAATACAAAATATTAAAGCAGAACAAGATATCAATCCGAATTTATATAAAGACAAAATACTTACTGATAGAGAATTAGAAATAGTACGACTGTTTGCAGAAGGTATGTCGTACAAAGAAATTGCCAATACGCTTAATCTATCTACGAGTACAGTAGACACTCACAAATACAAAATCTTTGATAAACTAGGTGTTAGCACAACTCTGGATATAGTAAAATATGCTATAAAGAATAATTTAATAGATTTTTAG
- a CDS encoding HAMP domain-containing histidine kinase, translating into MNKVIRQSKSTDKKIDAQLKLAELYWKYNPDSSIIIINNIFKINKLKQNSFQNCVALRTKGLAFVSLEKQDSALVYFNRALDIAYAINDHLKITSILGDLGLTYSDLSAYKLSSKYLLDAIKYYEQHKDSINAEVLPYFYNSLSINYANLKQYETSNKYIKKGLAVASIPSIKSSLLNNLSINYLESKDYSNAKKYFDKSMTLDKKSDFTYKLNNTYISYANFLAETNQINLANQYIDSAINYFRSINDDFALAYCYDIKGNIYRVKKEFSTAEQYLLKCKNALEAFEDYDGLKDNLYNLYLLNNDKENYKLSLEYYKRYKTIEDSIANAALASDIYYLDEYYETEKKETQINLLEKDNLLKQSKLKRNMIILIAIALLSLLLLYLVNVLRKSNQFKTETNAILQEKNQQLKTLNATKDKLFSIVAHDLKNPLSAFRNITNALQKQIFNLSKEEINEFLLTINDSSNKLFELLQNMLKWSLSQTNNIKVNLQEQAILPISQKAVDALQYNAAEKNITINNTIDNTIQANIDDNIIETIIRNYISNAIKFTPNNGTILLYSEILNDKKIKVGVKDNGIGISENDQQKIFNIEADTSTVGNSSEKGTGLGLILCKELAEKMNANVGFNSEIKQGSDFYIIFNM; encoded by the coding sequence TTGAATAAAGTTATTCGGCAAAGTAAATCAACAGATAAGAAAATTGATGCACAATTAAAGTTAGCAGAGCTGTATTGGAAATATAATCCTGATTCTTCTATTATTATTATAAATAATATTTTTAAAATCAATAAATTAAAGCAAAATTCATTTCAAAATTGTGTAGCACTTAGAACTAAAGGTCTCGCTTTTGTATCGTTAGAGAAACAAGATTCTGCTTTAGTATATTTTAATAGAGCACTTGATATTGCTTATGCAATTAATGACCATTTAAAAATTACCAGTATTTTAGGTGATCTTGGTTTAACCTATTCTGATTTAAGTGCCTATAAGTTATCTAGCAAATACTTATTAGATGCTATAAAATATTACGAACAACATAAAGACAGTATAAATGCAGAAGTGCTGCCTTATTTTTATAATAGTTTAAGTATTAACTATGCTAATTTAAAACAATACGAAACTTCTAATAAATATATTAAAAAAGGTTTAGCTGTTGCTAGTATTCCTTCTATAAAAAGTAGTCTATTAAATAATTTGTCTATAAATTATTTAGAAAGCAAAGATTATTCAAATGCAAAAAAATACTTTGATAAAAGTATGACCTTAGACAAAAAAAGTGATTTTACTTATAAATTAAATAACACTTATATTAGTTATGCTAACTTTTTAGCAGAAACCAATCAAATAAATTTAGCGAATCAATATATTGACTCGGCTATTAATTATTTTAGATCTATTAATGATGATTTTGCTTTAGCTTATTGCTACGATATTAAAGGCAATATTTATAGAGTTAAAAAAGAGTTTTCTACTGCTGAACAATATTTATTAAAATGTAAGAATGCATTAGAAGCTTTTGAAGATTATGATGGATTAAAAGACAATCTATACAATTTATATTTATTGAATAATGACAAAGAAAACTATAAATTAAGTTTGGAGTATTATAAAAGATACAAAACCATAGAAGACTCTATTGCCAATGCTGCATTAGCTTCTGACATTTATTACTTAGATGAATACTATGAAACAGAAAAAAAAGAAACACAAATTAATTTATTAGAAAAAGACAACCTATTAAAACAAAGTAAGTTAAAACGCAATATGATTATTTTAATTGCTATTGCATTACTTTCTTTACTACTTCTATATCTAGTAAATGTACTTAGAAAAAGCAATCAATTTAAAACAGAGACCAATGCTATACTACAAGAAAAAAATCAACAATTAAAAACACTTAATGCTACAAAAGACAAACTCTTTTCTATAGTAGCTCACGATTTAAAAAATCCATTGTCTGCTTTTAGAAATATCACTAATGCATTACAAAAACAAATATTCAATTTATCTAAAGAAGAAATTAATGAATTTCTGCTTACAATAAATGATTCCTCTAACAAACTATTTGAACTACTACAAAATATGCTAAAATGGTCTTTATCGCAAACCAATAATATAAAAGTTAATCTTCAAGAACAAGCAATTTTACCTATAAGTCAAAAAGCAGTTGATGCACTTCAATACAATGCAGCAGAAAAGAACATTACTATCAATAATACTATTGACAATACCATACAAGCCAATATAGATGATAATATAATTGAAACTATTATACGAAATTATATATCTAATGCTATAAAGTTTACACCAAACAATGGTACTATTTTATTATATTCTGAAATTTTAAATGATAAAAAAATTAAAGTTGGTGTAAAAGACAATGGAATTGGTATTAGTGAAAATGACCAACAAAAAATTTTTAATATAGAAGCAGATACTAGCACTGTTGGTAATTCTAGCGAAAAAGGTACTGGTTTAGGTTTGATTTTATGTAAAGAGCTAGCAGAAAAAATGAACGCTAATGTTGGTTTTAACAGTGAGATAAAACAAGGTAGCGATTTTTATATTATTTTCAATATGTAA
- a CDS encoding T9SS type A sorting domain-containing protein: MKNILFIIIFLFTIKAYTQEVIATTGNHYSNTNYSMSFTIGEPIITTYTTSNIIMTQGFHQTKLTDIASFIKNFYSDATISVFPNPAVNSVQINLKSDKLIQYKTNVYDISGKLIYQTALLNATQQQIEVSHWSVGTYIIQVVDDKNQALATAKIIKQ; this comes from the coding sequence ATGAAAAATATACTATTTATAATCATATTTTTATTTACTATTAAAGCTTACACACAAGAAGTAATTGCTACAACTGGAAATCATTATAGCAATACCAATTATAGCATGAGTTTTACTATTGGCGAACCTATTATTACTACTTATACTACTAGTAATATTATAATGACACAAGGTTTTCATCAAACAAAATTGACAGATATTGCTAGTTTTATTAAAAACTTTTATAGTGATGCGACTATTAGTGTGTTTCCAAATCCAGCAGTAAACAGTGTACAAATTAATTTGAAGAGTGATAAACTAATTCAATACAAAACCAATGTATATGATATTAGTGGAAAATTAATTTACCAAACAGCATTATTAAATGCCACTCAACAACAAATAGAAGTTAGTCATTGGTCTGTTGGTACTTATATTATACAAGTAGTCGATGATAAAAACCAAGCACTAGCAACTGCAAAAATTATTAAACAATAA